In a single window of the Magnolia sinica isolate HGM2019 chromosome 7, MsV1, whole genome shotgun sequence genome:
- the LOC131251685 gene encoding protein BIG GRAIN 1-like B, producing MDRYEKSLREKRSHQNSHKNPSFSSTLLDAIYRSIDDEGVDHHDDQRLDEEEAEQLILYRETTRKKQSRDHACLQKHEEIRSCRIQKWMDKKTKDEPTIRRSDFEDGFLKLSRDHASMIFHSTSSSSESSCGGFSSSETESVYGRRPSSAYTPQRPKPIRTGQERPDKSHPSNQNKTQFSDFYVSSSSASKDRNLFEKPKQDGFIKSKSRAASKIYGELKKARQPISPGGRLASFLNSIFTAGHAKKAKIQSSSIDGHDLSFERKSKSAQASTCSSASSFSRSCLSKTPSSRGGKSINGVKRTVRFFPVSVIVDEDCRPCGEKRLYEGDPNLTALNAIRKIGESAIGSDLKFHLMEKNKRVEEAAKEMLKEYQKKRELFGEVIRAVHQDHQTDGGDDNDDDDDAASYSSSDLFELENLTAIGIERYREELPVYETTHLDTNRAIANGLIL from the coding sequence ATGGACAGATACGAGAAGTCCCTCCGAGAGAAAAGATCCCACCAAAACAGTCACAAAAACCCATCCTTCTCTTCCACTCTCCTCGACGCCATCTACCGCTCGATTGACGACGAAGGAGTCGACCACCACGACGATCAAAGACTCGACGAAGAAGAAGCAGAGCAGCTCATCCTCTACCGAGAAACTACCCGGAAAAAACAGAGCAGAGACCACGCTTGCCTGCAAAAACACGAAGAAATCCGATCCTGCCGCAtccagaaatggatggacaagaaaACCAAAGACGAGCCCACGATCCGACGCTCCGATTTCGAAGACGGATTCCTCAAACTGAGTAGAGATCACGCGTCAATGATATTCCATTCCACTTCAAGCTCTTCCGAATCGAGCTGCGGCGGTTTCTCCTCCTCAGAAACAGAGTCGGTCTACGGCCGAAGACCTTCCTCGGCCTACACACCTCAACGGCCGAAGCCAATCCGAACCGGGCAGGAGCGTCCGGACAAATCCCATCCGTCGAATCAGAACAAAACGCAATTCTCCGATTTCTACGTCTCATCTTCTTCCGCCTCGAAAGACCGGAACCTCTTCGAGAAGCCGAAGCAGGACGGATTCATTAAGAGCAAATCGCGGGCCGCGTCGAAGATCTACGGCGAATTGAAGAAGGCAAGGCAACCGATCTCACCCGGCGGCCGCCTGGCCAGCTTCCTCAACTCGATCTTCACAGCGGGCCACGCCAAGAAAGCGAAGATCCAATCCTCATCAATCGACGGCCACGATCTCAGCTTCGAGAGGAAATCGAAATCCGCGCAGGCATCGACGTGCTCCTCAGCCTCTTCGTTTTCAAGATCCTGCTTGAGCAAGACCCCATCCTCGAGGGGCGGGAAATCAATCAACGGCGTGAAACGAACGGTCAGATTCTTCCCCGTCAGCGTCATCGTCGACGAGGACTGCCGACCGTGCGGCGAGAAACGCCTCTACGAAGGCGATCCGAATCTGACCGCATTGAACGCCATCAGGAAGATCGGAGAGTCGGCGATCGGCAGCGATCTAAAATTCCATCTGATGGAGAAAAACAAGCGGGTGGAAGAAGCCGCGAAGGAGATGCTGAAGGAGTATCAAAAGAAGAGAGAATTATTTGGAGAagtgatcagagccgtccatcaaGATCACCAAACCGACGGTGGTGATGAcaatgacgatgacgatgatgcaGCTAGTTATTCGAGCTCAGATCTCTTCGAGCTCGAGAATCTGACGGCCATCGGGATCGAACGGTACAGAGAAGAACTTCCGGTGTATGAGACGACTCATCTCGACACGAATCGGGCCATCGCCAACGGTCTGAttttgtaa